ATGCAAGAAGTAATAGTTCGAAAAACTGTAAACGCAGTTTTTGAAGAAAGAAATGATAAAATCGATTATCTGGTTGGAACAATGATAGAAATTCCAAGAGCAGCACTAACAGCCGACGATATTGCTAAACATGCCGAATTCTTTAGTTTTGGAACAAACGACCTGACTCAAATGACATTTGGTTACAGCAGGGACGATGCAGGAAAATTCCTGCCAATTTATCTGGAAAAAGGTATCCTAAAAGACGATCCATTCCAGGTTCTTGACCAAACTGGTGTGGGTCAACTTGTGGAAATGGGAACTAAAAAAGGTAGAAGCACTCGTGCTACACTTAAAGTTGGAATTTGTGGCGAGCACGGTGGCGAACCTAGTTCTGTTGAATTCTGTCATAGAGTAGGAATGAACTACGTAAGCTGTTCACCATATCGCGTACCGATAGCCAGATTAGCTGCAGCTCAAGCTGCTTTGAAAAATTAATTATATAATCTTATTCGATACATAAGCGCTCAGAAATGAGCGCTTTTTTTATCTTCAGATTGAGACTAATCTAAATCCCTCTCTCGCATTATAGCAACAATTTCAGATGCAATTTCTTCTATAGATTTGCTAGTGACAGTTATGATGCACCATTTGGGATGATTACAACATATTTTTCTTCCATACATCAATTCCTGACGAACAAACTCATAGCTTGCATAATCACCTGTTTTGTCATTAAATTTCTTAGATCGAACATTTCTTAGTTCTGCTAAACGTTTAGCAGTTGTATTCAGATAAAATACTTTGCAGGGATCTATTTCATTCAATTCAGATGGAATTGGAAAATCTTTTACAATCGGAACATTTGCAACCAGCCATCCTTTAAAAGCTAGATAAATACTCAAGGGAGTTTTAAAAGTTCGAGATACTCCAATTAAAACAATTTCTGCTTTTCCAAGATCTTCAGCTCTTAATCCGTCATCATGTTTAAATGCAAAATTCATTGTTTCAACTCGTCGAAAATACTGTTCATTCAAATGCACAAAAAGACCAGGTTTCTGCGCTGGAGAGATTGCTAATAAATTCGATAAGCGTGAAAGCAATGGCCCCATAATATCGATTGTTTCTACATTATTTAACCTGGCCTGCTTTACAAGATATGAACGCATTTTATCGGAAACTAATGTATGAACAATGCAGTTGTGCTCTTTCTGGGCTTCTTCGATTAAACTATCAATTTGTTCATAACTTTTGATACCCGGTTTCCTAACCAAAGAAACAGCAACTCCAGCAAATTGTGTAAGTGCAGCATTTAAAGCCATCTCTGCTGTTTTACCAGTTCCGTCCGACACAATAATTACTTTCAGCATTTCTCCTTCCTTTTTTGATATCAAATCTCGTTGTTTGCTTCCAATATGTCAATACGTTAAAATTTATTAAAGTTAGAAATTAAAAAAAGGACTTGACAGGAAAAACTTATAGCAGTTTAAAGCCAATAGAAAACTAGTAGGAAAAGGAGTTATTATGAAAAAAGTTTTATTATTAGTAATTATTGCAGTAATGTTTTCTGGAATTTATGCCCATGAAGTAACCGCAAATTTCGATGTAGAAAGTGACAATGGAATGGGATTATCTTTTACACGAGGTGATCT
This genomic interval from Candidatus Cloacimonadota bacterium contains the following:
- a CDS encoding kinase/pyrophosphorylase; the protein is MLKVIIVSDGTGKTAEMALNAALTQFAGVAVSLVRKPGIKSYEQIDSLIEEAQKEHNCIVHTLVSDKMRSYLVKQARLNNVETIDIMGPLLSRLSNLLAISPAQKPGLFVHLNEQYFRRVETMNFAFKHDDGLRAEDLGKAEIVLIGVSRTFKTPLSIYLAFKGWLVANVPIVKDFPIPSELNEIDPCKVFYLNTTAKRLAELRNVRSKKFNDKTGDYASYEFVRQELMYGRKICCNHPKWCIITVTSKSIEEIASEIVAIMRERDLD